One genomic segment of Centroberyx gerrardi isolate f3 chromosome 4, fCenGer3.hap1.cur.20231027, whole genome shotgun sequence includes these proteins:
- the selenoo1 gene encoding selenoprotein O1, whose amino-acid sequence MAYFMAGVRLTAARVSGPGVVLIRLLGNVTVGMDDMGLVMSRSPLERLDFDNVALKKLPLDPSEDPGVRMVKGACFSRVKPQPLTNPRFVAVSDEALALLGLSGEEVMDDPLGPEYLSGSKVMPGSDPAAHCYCGHQFGQFAGQLGDGAACYLGGVKVPAGQSPDLLQDNPSGLWEIQVKGAGLTPYSRQADGRKVLRSSIREFLCSEAIFFLGVPTTRAGSVVTSDSTVIRDVYYSGNPRHERCSVVLRIAPTFLRFGSFEIFKPADEYTGRQGPSYGRDEIRGQMMDYVIEMFYPEIQQNHPDRVERNVAFFREVVLRTARLVAQWQCVGFCHGVLNTDNMSILGLTLDYGPYGFMDRFDPDFICNASDNSGRYSYQAQPAVCRWNLVKLAEALAPELPPDRAKAVMEEYMDLYNGFYLGNMRKKLGLLRKEEPEDEMLITELLQTMHNTGADFTNTFRSLSQISCPTEAEGEGEEGVVKQATDLLLEQCASLEELKAANKPTMDPRELAMLLSMAQSSPSLFHMISDRKTIARHLEKLSKLKDLMETSQEELRTKHAEEWTRWITCYRKRLARELEGQSDVQAAQEERVRVMDSTNPRVVLRNYIAQNAIEAAENGEFSEVQRVLKLLEKPFSSQPGLELPAWMGQAGAKQQGERDEGEDEQQEAASTSADKNPVPYDSKPPAWAREICVSUSS is encoded by the exons ATGGCTTATTTTATGGCAGGTGTTCGTCTGACAGCAGCACGCGTTTCTGGCCCCGGTGTGGTTCTGATCAGACTTCTCGGTAACGTTACCGTCGGGATGGACGACATGGGACTGGTGATGAGTCGATCCCCGCTGGAGCGGCTCGACTTCGACAACGTCGCCCTGAAGAAACTTCCCCTGGACCCGTCAGAGGACCCGGGGGTGCGGATGGTGAAAGGAGCGTGTTTCTCCCGGGTCAAACCGCAGCCGCTGACCAATCCCCGGTTCGTGGCGGTTTCGGATGAAGCCCTGGCGCTGCTCGGGCTCAGCGGGGAGGAGGTCATGGACGATCCGCTCGGCCCGGAGTATCTAAGCGGCTCCAAAGTGATGCCGGGGTCCGATCCCGCCGCACACTGCTACTGCGGACACCAGTTTGGCCAGTTCGCCGGACAGCTGGGGGACGGGGCAGCCTGCTATCTGGGCGGGGTGAAGGTGCCGGCCGGGCAAAGtcccgacctgctgcaggacaATCCAAGCGGCCTGTGGGAGATTCAGGTGAAGGGAGCTGGACTGACGCCTTACTCCAG ACAAGCTGATGGCCGCAAGGTGCTGCGCTCCAGCATCAGGGAGTTCCTGTGCAGCGAGGCGATCTTCTTCCTGGGTGTTCCCACCACCAGAGCGGGCTCAGTCGTGACCTCGGACAGCACGGTCATACGGGACGTGTACTACAGTGGGAACCCCCGCCATGAGAGATGCTCCGTGGTCCTCCGCATCGCCCCCACCTTCCTCAG GTTTGGATCCTTCGAGATCTTTAAGCCGGCTGATGAGTACACAGGCCGACAGGGTCCCAGCTATGGACGCGATGAAATCAGAGGTCAGATGATGGATTATGTCATTGAGATGTTCTACCCCGAGATCCAGCAGAACCACCCAGACAGGGTGGAGAGGAACGTGGCTTTCTTCAGAGAG GTGGTGCTGCGTACAGCTCGACTCGTGGCCCAGTGGCAGTGCGTAGGATTCTGCCATGGAGTCCTGAACACCGACAACATGAGCATTCTGGGACTCACGCTGGACTACGGTCCATACGGCTTTATGGACAG GTTTGATCCAGATTTCATTTGCAATGCCTCGGACAACTCCGGCCGCTACTCCTACCAGGCCCAGCCGGCTGTATGCAGGTGGAACCTGGTGAAGCTAGCGGAGGCCCTCGCCCCGGAGCTGCCGCCGGACCGGGCCAAGGCCGTCATGGAAGAATACATGGATCTCTACAACGGCTTCTACCTGGGGAACATGAGGAAGAAGCTGGGCTTGCTGAGGAAGGAAGAACCTGAGGATGAGATGCTGatcactgagctgctgcagacCATGCACAACACAG GCGCCGACTTCACCAACACCTTCCGCAGCTTGAGTCAGATCTCCTGTCCCACCGAGGCAgaaggtgagggagaggagggcgtTGTCAAACAAGCCACAgacctgctgctggagcagTGTGCCTCCCTAGAGGAGCTCAAGGCCGCCAACAAACCAACTATGGATCCACG TGAGCTGGCGATGCTGTTGTCAATGGCCCAGAGCAGCCCGTCACTATTCCACATGATCTCAGACAGGAAGACAATAGCCAGACATCTAGAGAAGCTCAGCAAACTGAAAGACCTGATGGAGACCAGCCAGGAAGAGCTGAGGACCAAACACGCTGAGGAGTGGACCCGCTGGATCACCTGCTACAG GAAGCGTCTGGCTCGTGAGTTGGAGGGCCAGAGCGACGTCCAGGCGGCgcaggaggagagggtgagggtGATGGACAGCACCAACCCGCGCGTGGTGCTCCGGAACTACATTGCCCAGAATGCAATAGAGGCTGCTGAGAATGGAGAGTTCTCTGAG GTCCAGCGGGTGCTCAAGCTCCTGGAGAAGCCTTTCTCTTCCCAGCCCGGTCTGGAGCTTCCCGCATGGATGGGCCAAGCTGGGGCaaagcagcagggagagagagacgagggagaGGATGAGCAGCAAGAGGCGGCGTCTACATCAGCCGACAAAAATCCTGTTCCCTATGACAGCAAGCCCCCAGCCTGGGCACGCGAAATCTGCGTTAGCTGATCTTCGTAA
- the mapk12a gene encoding mitogen-activated protein kinase 12 translates to MSSRVRPGYCRQDVNKTTWEVPERYRDLKQVGTGAYGTVCSALDSRTGTKVAIKKLHRPFQSELFAKRAYRELRLLKHMKHDNVIGLLDVFTADLSLDRFHDFYLVMPFMGTDLGKLMKLQRLSEEKIQYLVYQMLRGLKYIHSAGIIHRDLKPGNLAINQDCELKILDFGLARQADSEMTGYVVTRWYRAPEVILSWMHYTQTVDIWSVGCIMAEMLQGKPLFKGSDHLDQLTEIMKITGTPTQDFISKLQSDDAKSYIKSLPKVEKKDLQGVFSKVNPQAVSVLERMLLLDPESRATAAEALSLPYFSEFREPEEETEAQLYDHSLDNTDLPLDQWKRHTFTEILSFKPVVLESRETAL, encoded by the exons ATGTCTAGTCGAGTCAGACCCGGCTACTGCCGCCAAGACGTCAACAAAACCACATGGGAAGTACCGGAGCGGTACCGGGATCTGAAGCAGGTGGGGACGGGGGCTTACGGGACGGTATG CTCAGCATTGGACTCCAGAACAGGAACCAAAGTGGCAATCAAGAAGCTCCACAGGCCTTTCCAGTCCGAGCTCTTCGCCAAGAGGGCCTACAGGGAGCTGAGGCTCCTCAAACACATGAAACATGACAAT GTGATTGGCCTATTAGACGTGTTCACTGCTGACCTCTCTCTGGACAGATTCCATGACTT TTATCTGGTGATGCCCTTCATGGGGACAGATCTGGGGAAGCTGATGAAGCTGCAGAGGCTCTCAGAGGAGAAAATCCAGTACTTGGTTTATCAGATGCTCAGAGGGCTTAAG TATATTCATTCTGCTGGTATAATTCACAGG GACCTCAAACCAGGAAATCTTGCAATCAACCAAGACTGTGAGCTCAAG ATCTTGGACTTTGGTTTGGCGCGGCAGGCGGACAGTGAGATGACGGGGTACGTGGTGACCCGCTGGTACAGAGCCCCGGAGGTCATCCTGAGCTGGATGCACTATACTCAGACTG TGGACATTTGGTCCGTGGGCTGCATCATGGCCGAGATGCTGCAGGGGAAACCTCTCTTTAAAGGCAGCGACC ACCTAGATCAGCTGACTGAGATCATGAAGATCACAGGAACACCCACTCAGGACTTTATATCAAAACTTCAATCTGATGAT GCCAAAAGCTACATCAAAAGTCTTCCAAAGGTGGAAAAGAAAGACCTTCAGGGCGTGTTTTCCAAAGTCAACCCGCAGG CCGTGTCTGTGCTGGAGCGAATGTTATTGCTGGACCCCGAGAGCAGGGCCACTGCCGCAGAGGCGCTCTCGCTGCCGTACTTCTCCGAGTTCAGGGAGccggaggaggagacggaggcgCAGCTCTACGACCACTCGCTAGATAACACAGACCTGCCCCTGGACCAGTGGAAAC GTCACACCTTCACAGAGATCTTGTCCTTCAAGCCTGTTGTGCTGGAGTCCAGGGAAACCGCATTGTGA